ACCTGCGCTACGCCATGCTCCCCACCGGGATTGCACCACTGTGGGGCATAGAGCTTGACCCCTCGCGACCGGACGAACCGATCCGGTTCGCGACCCGACGGGAACTGACGCCCGCCATGCGGAGTCGTTTCGTGGACATGTTGCTGGGTCGTGACTAGGAGCCTGTCGGACCGGGACTGATCTGCTGCGCCAGCGGGAGGGCCGTTCGTGCAGACGGCCCGCGCCAATGAACAGGACGTGGGTCTCAGGTGGATTCGAACAGATCCGACTGGGTGCACATGTCGTCCTGGTCGATGAAGCCGGACAGACCGACGCCGACCAGGCGGTAACGCGTGGTCGGCGGCAGATCGACCCGCTGGCGTAATTCACAGGCGATGTCGGTCAATGCCGCCAGGGTCGTCGGTTGTGACGCGGGCGTCAGGCTGCGGGTAAGCAGGCGGAAGTCGCCGGTCTTGAGCTTCAACACGACGGTGCGGGCGATGCGGGTCGGGTACCGCGAACGCTCATGCTGGTAACGGGCCCAGGACTTTTCGGCGAGGCGGCGGATGTGGGGCTCCAGCTCGGTCAGCAACAGGTCGTGCTCGAAGGTGTCCTCCGCGGAGATCTGCACGGCCGGGCGCTCCGGGCGTACCGGCTGGTCGTCGATGCCCAGCGACAGCTCGTGCAGGCGCCGGCCCCAGCGGCCGAAACGCCGCTCCAGCTCGCCCACCGGCAGCAGGCGCAACTGGCCGACGGTGGTGATGTCCAGTTCGGCCAGCTTACCCTGCATCACCTTACCCACGCCCGGCAGGCGGCCGACCGGCAGCGGGGTCAGGAATACCTCGACCTGGCGCGGCCGGAGCACGCAGATGCCGTCGGGCTTGTTCCAGTCCGATGCGATCTTGGCGAGGAACTTGTTGGGGGCCACGCCGGCGGAGGCGGTCAACCCGGTTTCCTCGCGGATCGCGGTGCGGATCGCCTCCGCCGTGGCGGTGGCCGAGGGCAGACCACTGCGGTTGGCAGTGACATCCAGATAGGCCTCGTCCAGCGACAGTGGCTCGACCAGGTCGGTGTGGCGGGCAAAGATGGCGCGGACCTGGCGCGATACCGCCTGGTAGCGGCCGAAATCCGGTGGCACGAAGATCGCCTGCGGACACAATCGTTCCGCGTGCACCGCCGGCATAGCCGAGCGTATGCCGAATACCCGCGCCTCGTAGCTGGCCGCGCAGACCACCGAACGGGCGCCGCGCCAGGCGACCACCACCGGCTTGCCCCGCAACTCCGGATCGTCGCGCTGCTCGACCGACGCGTAGAACGCATCCATGTCGATGTGCAGGATCTTGCGGAGGGGCGGCGGCATGGTGTTCCGGATAGTTCCCGCGCTGGGGCGATGGACCGGCTGGCTGGGTGAAAAACGGGGATGTCCGCCTGTCATTCGCAGGTATCCAGGCAAGGCCCGTGTCATTGCTCTTGCAGCCGGCGATCCTGCTGAACACACCGGCTGACCGTCGGACTTGGAATATTCAAGTGGCAGCACATGCTGGCAGGATAGTAGCCGAGGCGGATCTGACCTGCCAGTGCGAGAAGCTCTACGCCCTCGTGCCGCTGGTGATCGCCTGATTACAGGGTTCAGCCCGGGACGCTATCCGCAGCATCGTCGCAGTACTGCATTAGATCCTCGGGGATACCCTCCGGGCAGACGCCGCACTGGCGGTTGCCGGGCACGGCGAAGTCAATGAATTTCGGGTATGCCAGCTTGAGCTGACCCATGATCTCGACGAATTCCTCGAGGGTTTTTCCGCCGCCGCAATAGGGATTGCGGGTCATTTCCTGGCCGATATTGGACACCCGCCGACCATCATAATCGTGGGCCGGATAGACCAACGTATCGTCGGGCAGGGTAAAGAGTTTGTCCGTGATCGAGTGGTACAGCGCCTCGCTATCGCCGTTCTGGAAGTCGGTACGGCCGCAGGCGTCGATCAGCAGGGCGTCGCCGGTGAACACGCGGCCATCCAGCAGGTACGCGAAGTGGTTGTCGGTGTGGCCGGGGGTGTGCAGCGGCTCCAGCGCGATGCTCCCGAAGGTGAACGGTGTACCTTCTTCGATGGGGGTATCGGTGCATGGCAGCCGGTCCAGTGCCGGGTTGGCGATGCGGCTGCCGGTCTCACGCTTGAGTCGGGCCGCCGCGGTCAGATGGTCGGCGTGGATGTGCGTATCCAGGGTATAGGCGAGCTTGAGGTTCAGCGCGCTGAGCTCGGCCAGGTCGCGCTGCCAGGCAGGCAGTACCGGATCGATCAGAATGGCCTGTCCGGTCTCCTTGCAGCCGAGCAGATAGGTATACGTACTCGAGATCGGTTCAAAAAGCTGTTTGAAGAGCATGCTCGATTCTCCCGTTGTTCTAGCCGACCATCATCGTCTGGCCGTGAAAAAAATGGCCACGGAATCCACGGAACGACACGGACAAGATCATCTGCTGCACACACCAGCGCTCTGCACCTGCCAAGTGGTGATTGATCGAGTCCTTGCGCAGACGGCCGTCGATCTGACTGTCGCACTCATGGCTGAGTATAGGTGAGAGCCGAAACCGGCGGGTGATTCCAGATCGGGAGCAGGGTCGGCTGTTGGATTTCAGCCGGCAGAGTCAACGGGAGCAGCGGTTGCAGACGAGTCGGTGCCGGCCAGCACCGGCCCGCGCATCACGTCCCCTTGACCACCAGCACCGCACAGGGTGTTTCGCTGAGGATACGCTCGGATGTGCTGCCCAGCAGCACCCGTTCCAAGGCACTGCGGCCGTGGCTGCCGGTGACGATCAGGTCGGCGTTGCGGTCGCGCGCCACGTCCACGATCACGCTGGCGGGCTGACCCTCCAGGAGCAGGCCTTCGGCGCGCACATCCTTCGATGTCATATGGGCGACAGCCAGATCGATGGCCGTCTGCGCCTCCGCACGGCGTTCCGGCCCGTGGCTCGGTGTCGTCACCGAGACGACCGTGACCCGGGCGTCGCAGAGCCGTGCCAGTCTGGTTGCAGTCACCGCGGCAGTCTCGGCAAAGCGTGAGCCGTCGGTGCCGACCACGATGTGGCGGCCTTCGATATGGGCGGTACGGGGTACCACCAGCACGTTGGTGCGTGCGAGTCCGATCACGTGCGCGGTGGCATGGCCGAGCATCATGCGCGCCAGGCCGCGGCGGCCGCGGCGGCCCATGATGATGAGGTCCGCCTTGGTGCGTTCGGCGAGATCGACGATCTCCTGCTGCACGTTCTGACCGTGGATCAGGTGTGTCTCACAGCTGATGCCGGCCTCGGTCGCCTGCGCCTGCACCTGCTCCAGGTGGCCCTGGCCCGCCTCCAGTTCCTGTTTGAGGATAGTCTCACCCAGGCCT
The sequence above is a segment of the Gammaproteobacteria bacterium genome. Coding sequences within it:
- the dinB gene encoding DNA polymerase IV, with the protein product MPPPLRKILHIDMDAFYASVEQRDDPELRGKPVVVAWRGARSVVCAASYEARVFGIRSAMPAVHAERLCPQAIFVPPDFGRYQAVSRQVRAIFARHTDLVEPLSLDEAYLDVTANRSGLPSATATAEAIRTAIREETGLTASAGVAPNKFLAKIASDWNKPDGICVLRPRQVEVFLTPLPVGRLPGVGKVMQGKLAELDITTVGQLRLLPVGELERRFGRWGRRLHELSLGIDDQPVRPERPAVQISAEDTFEHDLLLTELEPHIRRLAEKSWARYQHERSRYPTRIARTVVLKLKTGDFRLLTRSLTPASQPTTLAALTDIACELRQRVDLPPTTRYRLVGVGLSGFIDQDDMCTQSDLFEST
- a CDS encoding MBL fold metallo-hydrolase encodes the protein MLFKQLFEPISSTYTYLLGCKETGQAILIDPVLPAWQRDLAELSALNLKLAYTLDTHIHADHLTAAARLKRETGSRIANPALDRLPCTDTPIEEGTPFTFGSIALEPLHTPGHTDNHFAYLLDGRVFTGDALLIDACGRTDFQNGDSEALYHSITDKLFTLPDDTLVYPAHDYDGRRVSNIGQEMTRNPYCGGGKTLEEFVEIMGQLKLAYPKFIDFAVPGNRQCGVCPEGIPEDLMQYCDDAADSVPG